From a single Prosthecobacter algae genomic region:
- a CDS encoding SDR family NAD(P)-dependent oxidoreductase, producing the protein MKILVTGGAGFIGSHTVERLLQDGTHEVSILDSFNDYYNPAIKRSNVRAFAGKVTVHEGELTDASFIQRIFEQGKFDAVIHLAARAGVRPSIEQPELYIDTNIKGTFNLLEAARRTGCQHFVFASSSSVYGVNKKVPFSEEDPILQTISPYAMTKMAGEQMCSNYSHLYGIKTVCLRFFTVYGPRQRPDLAISKFTRLIEDGKPIDKFGTGHTARDYTFIHDIVDGILGALNYRTGPICDIFNLGGSQTVTLNDLILTIEEAVGKKAIINQLPEQPGDVPLTSADVSKARQLLNFKPTTTIAQGVPSYVEWFHQMRAEGVAVF; encoded by the coding sequence ATGAAGATTCTCGTCACCGGCGGCGCCGGATTCATTGGCTCCCACACCGTCGAACGTCTGCTGCAGGACGGAACCCATGAGGTGAGCATTCTGGACAGTTTTAACGACTATTACAATCCGGCGATCAAACGCAGCAACGTGCGTGCCTTTGCCGGCAAGGTGACGGTGCATGAGGGAGAGCTGACGGATGCGTCCTTCATCCAGCGGATCTTTGAACAAGGGAAGTTCGATGCCGTCATCCACCTCGCTGCGCGAGCCGGGGTGCGGCCTTCGATTGAGCAGCCGGAGCTCTACATTGACACGAACATCAAGGGGACCTTCAACCTGCTGGAAGCCGCCCGCCGGACGGGATGCCAGCACTTTGTCTTTGCCAGCAGCTCCTCGGTCTATGGGGTGAACAAAAAGGTGCCGTTCAGTGAGGAAGACCCGATTTTGCAGACCATCAGCCCGTATGCGATGACGAAGATGGCTGGCGAACAGATGTGCTCCAACTACAGTCATCTGTATGGCATCAAGACGGTGTGCCTGCGTTTCTTTACCGTTTATGGACCGCGCCAGAGGCCGGACCTGGCCATCTCGAAATTCACCCGTCTGATCGAAGATGGGAAGCCTATCGACAAGTTTGGCACGGGGCACACGGCCCGTGATTACACCTTCATCCATGACATTGTGGACGGCATTCTCGGCGCGCTGAACTACCGCACGGGGCCGATTTGCGACATCTTTAATCTCGGCGGCTCGCAGACGGTCACGCTGAACGATCTCATCCTCACCATCGAAGAAGCCGTGGGCAAGAAGGCGATCATCAACCAACTGCCGGAGCAGCCGGGGGATGTGCCGCTGACCTCGGCCGATGTGAGCAAGGCCCGGCAACTGCTGAACTTCAAGCCGACGACGACCATTGCCCAGGGCGTGCCGAGCTATGTGGAATGGTTCCACCAGATGCGGGCCGAGGGGGTGGCGGTTTTTTAA
- a CDS encoding DMT family transporter: protein MRDYLLLHLVILAWGFTAILGKLITLPPIEVVLWRTAIASAGFALLARWLRQNLRISRTDLWKMVGVGAILGLHWILFFLSARLATASVSLAALPTAMLWCSLIEPYADGTRRWRPLELLVGTIIVGAVWMIYEVELRYWLGFTVGIVSALLAALFAVMNKQLVARSHYAVMGYYQMLGALAITALAWLVATPGQLTLPGAWDGLWIFILATVCTVGAYAGYMAVLRRMSVFTVNVVYNLEPVYGIILAVLIFGSQEHMSGGFYIGASVIMGSVLIVPWLSRWVERKPAVKEHPFIP from the coding sequence GTGCGTGACTACCTGCTTTTGCATTTGGTGATCCTCGCCTGGGGCTTTACCGCCATCCTGGGCAAGCTCATCACGCTGCCGCCCATCGAGGTCGTTCTCTGGCGCACGGCCATCGCCTCGGCAGGCTTTGCCCTTCTGGCCCGCTGGCTCCGCCAAAACCTCCGCATCTCCCGTACCGACCTTTGGAAAATGGTGGGCGTGGGGGCCATCTTGGGCCTGCACTGGATCCTCTTTTTCCTCTCTGCCCGTCTCGCCACCGCCAGCGTCAGCCTCGCCGCCCTGCCCACCGCCATGCTCTGGTGCAGCCTCATCGAGCCCTATGCCGATGGCACTCGCCGCTGGAGACCTCTGGAGCTCCTTGTCGGCACGATCATCGTCGGGGCCGTGTGGATGATCTACGAGGTCGAGTTGCGTTATTGGTTAGGCTTCACCGTCGGCATCGTCTCCGCCCTGCTCGCCGCCTTGTTTGCCGTGATGAACAAGCAGTTGGTCGCACGCAGCCACTACGCCGTCATGGGTTATTACCAGATGCTCGGTGCCCTGGCCATCACCGCCCTGGCCTGGCTGGTGGCTACCCCCGGCCAGCTCACCCTCCCCGGGGCCTGGGATGGCTTGTGGATCTTCATCCTGGCCACCGTCTGCACCGTCGGGGCCTATGCAGGCTACATGGCCGTGCTTCGCCGCATGTCCGTCTTTACCGTGAATGTCGTTTACAATCTTGAGCCCGTCTATGGCATCATCCTCGCCGTCCTCATCTTCGGTTCGCAGGAGCACATGAGCGGCGGCTTTTACATCGGTGCCTCCGTCATCATGGGCAGCGTCCTCATCGTCCCCTGGCTCAGCCGCTGGGTGGAGCGCAAACCCGCTGTTAAAGAGCACCCCTTCATCCCGTAG
- a CDS encoding amidohydrolase family protein: MRHTSSRRAFLSRSLGTLATAALAQETAAPEPVVDIHQHTHYRQRKDEHLLAHQRAMGVTTTILLPAGTPMTRPSTHEGKSNGLAAECWGNESCMQLAQAHPGAYLWGANEVTDLDTAPTEIEKWLKLGACIIAEQKFDVQCDSAHSQKLYELAAAYQVPILLHFQNETYNRGYERFHTMLAKHPKTTFIGHAQTFWGNIDKLHEPKNLYPKGKITPGGLTDRYLADYPNMFADMSAGSGLNALTRDEAHTTAFFQRHQDKILYGSDCTDHFGRGPGCQGAQTIAMIRKLAPGKTVERKILFENARKLFKIA, translated from the coding sequence ATGCGCCACACCTCCTCCCGCCGTGCCTTCTTGAGCCGCAGCCTGGGCACCCTCGCCACCGCCGCCCTCGCCCAGGAAACCGCCGCGCCGGAGCCCGTGGTGGATATCCACCAGCACACCCACTACCGGCAGCGCAAGGACGAGCACCTCCTGGCGCACCAGCGGGCCATGGGTGTCACCACCACCATCCTCCTGCCCGCAGGCACCCCCATGACCCGCCCCTCCACCCACGAGGGCAAGTCCAACGGCCTCGCCGCCGAATGCTGGGGCAACGAAAGCTGCATGCAGCTCGCCCAGGCCCACCCCGGCGCCTATCTCTGGGGCGCTAATGAAGTCACCGACCTGGACACCGCCCCTACGGAAATCGAAAAATGGCTGAAGCTCGGTGCCTGCATCATTGCCGAACAAAAATTCGACGTGCAGTGCGACTCCGCCCACAGCCAAAAGCTCTACGAACTGGCCGCCGCCTACCAGGTGCCCATCCTTCTCCATTTCCAAAACGAAACCTACAACCGCGGCTACGAGCGTTTTCACACCATGCTCGCCAAGCACCCGAAGACCACCTTCATCGGCCACGCACAGACCTTCTGGGGCAACATTGACAAGCTCCACGAACCCAAAAACCTCTACCCCAAAGGCAAAATCACCCCCGGTGGCCTCACCGACCGCTACCTCGCCGATTACCCCAACATGTTTGCCGACATGTCCGCCGGCTCCGGTCTCAATGCCCTCACCCGGGATGAGGCGCACACCACCGCCTTCTTCCAGCGGCATCAGGACAAAATCCTCTACGGCAGCGACTGCACCGACCACTTTGGCCGCGGCCCCGGCTGCCAGGGCGCCCAGACCATCGCCATGATTCGCAAGCTCGCTCCCGGCAAAACCGTCGAGCGAAAAATCCTCTTCGAAAACGCCCGCAAGCTTTTCAAAATCGCCTAG
- the rpe gene encoding ribulose-phosphate 3-epimerase, producing MTHETPLILPSLLAADWSRVAAEVKRAEDVGVQWLHLDVMDGAFVDNISFGPQMVQTVRKCTSMFLDVHLMIHRPDHYVDRFIHAGADNITIHVEARYDSSVLETLRHIRAAGKQAGIALHPDTPFEAALPYVNDIDLLLVMTVVPGFGGQPFMEKETMPKLAAARDYRDAHGLKYHLEVDGGIYTHTAPIAKAHGANLFVCGTSFYGPSDTAAAMAELKACVA from the coding sequence ATGACCCACGAAACACCGCTCATCCTGCCTTCCCTCCTTGCTGCCGACTGGTCCCGTGTCGCTGCTGAAGTGAAACGTGCCGAGGATGTCGGCGTGCAGTGGCTGCACCTGGATGTCATGGACGGTGCCTTTGTGGACAATATCTCCTTCGGCCCCCAGATGGTGCAGACCGTGCGCAAGTGCACCTCCATGTTCCTGGACGTGCATCTCATGATCCATCGTCCCGACCATTATGTGGACCGCTTCATCCATGCCGGGGCCGACAACATCACCATCCATGTCGAGGCCCGATATGACAGCTCCGTCCTCGAGACCCTGCGTCACATCCGTGCTGCGGGCAAGCAGGCTGGCATCGCCCTGCACCCAGACACCCCCTTTGAGGCCGCCCTCCCCTACGTCAATGACATTGACCTCCTCCTCGTCATGACCGTGGTCCCCGGCTTCGGCGGGCAGCCCTTCATGGAAAAGGAAACCATGCCCAAGCTGGCCGCCGCCCGCGATTACCGCGATGCCCACGGCCTGAAGTACCACCTCGAGGTGGATGGTGGCATCTACACCCACACCGCCCCCATCGCCAAGGCCCACGGAGCCAATCTCTTCGTCTGCGGCACCTCCTTCTACGGCCCCTCAGACACCGCCGCCGCCATGGCAGAGCTGAAAGCCTGCGTGGCCTGA
- a CDS encoding TraB/GumN family protein has protein sequence MNWDRNRWPAGRRVKSPHIRVAFRVRAVFESPVFSIRHTLGLALLLLLTACRVSDHRTPDTPVSAADPAGSVWVVDAPKTGGRVFLCGTIHILREDDYPLSPAYEAAYANTDRVVFELPPGAGEDSAMTTRMRELGQYPADGSLESSVKPETWDAVKKWAASRGIEASSLNRFRPWFVALLITSSEYAALGAKPQWGVDNHFEARTKRDGKPASGLETVEFQLQLFAGLTPDQQQEMLEQTLGEVSTLPQEYASMIESWKHGRLDELGEMLFREQAKFPDLMDLFLFNRNQAWMGRLEEMLQKGEKVMLLVGTGHFAAEKGLIELLKARGYKVRHYSEAKGDL, from the coding sequence GTGAACTGGGACCGCAACCGCTGGCCAGCCGGGAGGAGGGTGAAGTCGCCGCACATCCGGGTTGCCTTTCGGGTGCGGGCGGTGTTTGAGTCCCCTGTGTTTTCCATCCGCCACACGCTTGGCCTAGCCCTTTTACTCCTTCTCACGGCCTGTCGTGTGTCCGACCACCGTACTCCCGATACGCCGGTTTCTGCCGCCGATCCTGCGGGCAGTGTGTGGGTGGTGGATGCGCCGAAAACGGGAGGCCGGGTGTTTCTTTGCGGAACGATCCATATTCTGCGGGAGGACGACTACCCGCTCTCCCCGGCCTATGAGGCGGCCTATGCGAATACGGACCGGGTGGTGTTCGAATTGCCGCCGGGTGCGGGAGAGGACAGTGCCATGACCACGCGGATGCGGGAGTTGGGGCAGTACCCAGCAGATGGATCGCTGGAGTCGAGCGTGAAGCCGGAAACCTGGGATGCGGTGAAAAAATGGGCGGCCAGCCGGGGTATCGAAGCCTCTTCACTCAACCGTTTTAGGCCTTGGTTTGTGGCCTTGCTGATCACCTCCTCCGAATACGCGGCCCTGGGGGCGAAACCGCAGTGGGGGGTGGACAACCATTTTGAAGCCCGGACGAAACGGGATGGGAAACCGGCCTCGGGCCTGGAGACGGTGGAGTTTCAGCTCCAGCTCTTTGCGGGGCTGACGCCTGATCAACAGCAGGAAATGCTGGAGCAGACACTGGGCGAGGTGAGCACGCTGCCGCAGGAGTATGCGAGCATGATCGAATCCTGGAAACACGGACGCTTGGATGAGTTGGGTGAAATGCTGTTCCGGGAGCAGGCGAAGTTTCCTGACCTGATGGACCTTTTCCTTTTCAACCGAAACCAGGCCTGGATGGGGCGGCTGGAGGAAATGCTGCAAAAGGGGGAGAAGGTAATGCTGCTGGTGGGCACGGGGCATTTCGCGGCTGAAAAGGGGCTGATCGAACTGCTGAAGGCCCGTGGCTACAAGGTGCGCCATTACAGCGAAGCGAAAGGGGACCTGTAA
- a CDS encoding PEP-CTERM sorting domain-containing protein (PEP-CTERM proteins occur, often in large numbers, in the proteomes of bacteria that also encode an exosortase, a predicted intramembrane cysteine proteinase. The presence of a PEP-CTERM domain at a protein's C-terminus predicts cleavage within the sorting domain, followed by covalent anchoring to some some component of the (usually Gram-negative) cell surface. Many PEP-CTERM proteins exhibit an unusual sequence composition that includes large numbers of potential glycosylation sites. Expression of one such protein has been shown restore the ability of a bacterium to form floc, a type of biofilm.) has translation MMRRSFYLLRAGWLAGLCLAGAAMTSRADLISDWNAQALAAIRTETQEGPEAARALAMLNAAIYNAVEGIAGDHFLYTTGSYTGPAETAVNGASMEAAAASAAFTLLQGLYPSLTGDFAVLYSAQLSGMADDQARLDGMDFGTVVANGILNWRTGDGSAGAGNTALYIPAPGGTAGRWQPTVANGEVLPGWGAVTTFGIASTAGYTGSLPATIESYIQSAQYAADYNQVKALGSSSSGTRSADQTNAALFWAAVAGTGTTAGLWNQVAQTVAASEGLDLQDSARLFAALNVAMADAAIVTWDTKYDVDFWSPLLAIVNGAADGNVDTLGDAAWTALLAELNSPAYFSEQSALSAAAARVLAEFLGDDVAFVLESDVDGDGVADFTRPFDSFSQAAEEAGMSQIWGGVSYGSAHADAAAAGTAVGDYVVGNYFAPVPEPSGLMLVLVGGVAWAMRRRRC, from the coding sequence ATGATGCGGCGCTCCTTTTATCTCCTTCGAGCTGGTTGGCTGGCGGGCCTATGCCTGGCTGGCGCGGCGATGACCTCGCGGGCGGACCTGATCAGCGACTGGAATGCGCAGGCGCTGGCGGCGATCCGCACGGAGACGCAGGAGGGGCCGGAGGCGGCACGGGCGCTGGCGATGCTGAATGCGGCGATCTACAATGCGGTGGAGGGGATCGCGGGGGATCATTTTCTTTACACGACGGGCAGCTATACGGGCCCGGCGGAGACGGCGGTGAACGGGGCCTCGATGGAGGCGGCGGCGGCATCGGCGGCGTTCACGCTGCTGCAGGGGCTGTACCCGAGCCTGACTGGGGATTTTGCGGTGCTGTATTCGGCCCAGCTGAGCGGGATGGCGGACGACCAGGCGCGGCTGGACGGGATGGACTTTGGGACGGTGGTGGCGAATGGGATTCTGAACTGGCGCACGGGGGATGGATCTGCCGGGGCTGGTAATACGGCACTGTACATTCCGGCACCGGGGGGGACGGCGGGCCGCTGGCAGCCGACGGTGGCGAATGGGGAGGTGCTGCCGGGCTGGGGGGCGGTGACGACGTTTGGAATCGCGAGCACGGCGGGCTACACGGGGAGCCTACCGGCGACGATCGAGAGCTATATCCAGTCTGCGCAGTATGCGGCGGACTACAATCAGGTGAAGGCGCTGGGATCCAGCAGCAGCGGTACGCGCTCGGCGGACCAGACGAATGCGGCGCTTTTCTGGGCGGCTGTGGCGGGGACGGGGACGACGGCGGGCCTGTGGAATCAGGTGGCGCAGACGGTGGCGGCGAGCGAGGGGCTGGACCTGCAGGACAGTGCGCGACTTTTTGCGGCGCTGAATGTGGCGATGGCGGATGCGGCGATCGTGACCTGGGACACGAAATACGATGTGGACTTCTGGAGCCCGCTGCTGGCGATCGTGAACGGGGCGGCGGACGGGAATGTGGACACGCTGGGGGATGCGGCGTGGACGGCGCTGCTGGCGGAACTGAATTCACCCGCGTATTTTTCTGAGCAGAGTGCGCTGAGCGCGGCGGCGGCGCGGGTGCTGGCGGAGTTTTTGGGCGATGATGTGGCCTTTGTGCTGGAGAGCGATGTGGACGGGGATGGCGTGGCGGATTTCACGCGGCCGTTTGATTCCTTCAGCCAGGCGGCGGAGGAGGCGGGGATGAGCCAGATCTGGGGCGGGGTGAGCTATGGCAGCGCCCATGCGGATGCGGCTGCGGCTGGCACGGCGGTGGGCGACTACGTGGTGGGGAATTACTTTGCGCCGGTGCCTGAGCCCTCGGGACTGATGCTGGTGCTGGTGGGCGGGGTGGCCTGGGCGATGAGGCGGCGGCGCTGCTGA
- the purN gene encoding phosphoribosylglycinamide formyltransferase: MTAAQVRYLRDELHAQGKKLVFTNGCFDLLHAGHVRYLNEARALGDAMVVALNSDESVRELKGPTRPINSENDRAEVMAALRAVDAVVIFGDKRATALIETIQPHIYAKGGDYTVDSLNPEERAALDAAGTAIRILPLVPGRSTTRTVQRMSCEGAGSRLRIGVLGSGEGSNLRAILAAITAGTLQADISVALSDQADSKFLHTAREAGVPAIHVDGGPNPRRFGDAAQKEIAEHLQRAQVDVVVLIGFMRILKEPTLSLYADRIVNVHPSLLPKHKGANAPQLAIEAGDAETGCTVHLVTAEIDAGRILAQATVPVLPGDTPEKLHARIKEQEHKLLPQVLAEWRK, from the coding sequence ATGACTGCCGCCCAGGTCCGCTACCTGCGGGATGAACTGCATGCCCAGGGCAAGAAGCTGGTCTTCACCAACGGCTGCTTTGATCTCCTGCATGCCGGGCATGTGCGCTATCTGAACGAGGCGCGGGCGCTGGGAGATGCGATGGTGGTGGCGCTGAATTCGGATGAATCTGTGCGTGAACTGAAGGGGCCTACGCGCCCGATCAACAGTGAAAACGACCGCGCCGAAGTCATGGCGGCCCTGCGCGCGGTGGATGCCGTGGTGATCTTCGGCGACAAGCGGGCCACGGCCCTCATTGAGACCATCCAGCCGCACATTTATGCGAAGGGAGGTGACTACACGGTGGACTCGCTGAACCCCGAGGAACGGGCCGCGCTGGACGCGGCCGGGACGGCCATCCGCATCCTGCCGCTGGTGCCGGGACGCTCGACCACCCGCACAGTGCAGCGCATGAGCTGTGAAGGGGCGGGAAGCCGCCTGCGCATCGGCGTGCTGGGCTCTGGCGAGGGGTCCAATCTGCGTGCCATCCTGGCAGCCATCACGGCCGGGACTTTGCAGGCGGACATCAGCGTGGCGCTTTCAGATCAGGCGGATTCTAAGTTCCTTCACACTGCCCGTGAAGCAGGGGTGCCCGCCATCCATGTGGACGGTGGGCCGAATCCGCGCCGGTTTGGCGATGCGGCGCAAAAGGAGATCGCGGAGCATCTGCAGCGTGCCCAGGTGGACGTGGTGGTGCTCATCGGTTTCATGCGCATTCTCAAGGAGCCAACGCTGAGCCTGTATGCGGATCGCATCGTGAACGTCCACCCATCCTTGCTGCCCAAGCACAAGGGTGCGAATGCCCCTCAACTGGCCATCGAAGCCGGGGATGCGGAGACGGGCTGCACGGTGCACCTGGTGACGGCGGAGATTGATGCGGGACGCATCCTGGCCCAGGCGACGGTGCCGGTCCTGCCTGGAGATACGCCGGAGAAGCTGCATGCGCGCATCAAGGAGCAGGAGCACAAGTTGTTGCCCCAGGTGCTGGCGGAGTGGAGGAAGTGA
- the ilvA gene encoding threonine ammonia-lyase: MNAPTDHSVPLSDIMAARLRLNGAVTRTPCVESAALSELTGARIFCKQEHLQRTGSFKERGARNALSQLSPEQATRGVIAASAGNHALGLSWHGRALGIPVTVVMPRFAPLVKLARCRQFGATVVLHGDTFDEARQEADRLSAERQLTYIHPFDDPQVIAGQGTMAFEILEQVPDAEAIIVPVGGGGLLAGVATVLRALKPDLQIIGVEPANAACFAAGLASDAPVRITTRYTLADGLAVAEAGQHTLAIARPLVDRMVMIGEEELALAMLRLAELDKCVIEGAGAAGLAAFLGGHLPDLVGRRVVLLLTGGNIDPLAHSRVIERGLAADGRIYRFDVLISDRPGGLAHLSAVLAAAGANVTEIVHNRTFSGPDLSRVHVLCTVETRDRAHIAEVQQRLAENGVEIAAPGRSMLPA, translated from the coding sequence ATGAACGCCCCTACCGATCATTCCGTCCCGCTTTCAGACATCATGGCGGCACGTCTCCGCCTGAATGGGGCGGTCACCCGCACCCCTTGCGTGGAATCCGCCGCACTCAGCGAACTGACCGGGGCACGCATCTTCTGCAAGCAGGAGCACCTGCAGCGCACGGGCAGCTTTAAGGAACGCGGCGCACGCAATGCCCTCTCCCAACTCAGCCCGGAACAGGCAACCCGCGGAGTCATCGCCGCCTCCGCAGGCAATCACGCCCTGGGCCTTTCCTGGCACGGACGGGCGCTGGGCATCCCCGTCACCGTCGTCATGCCCCGTTTCGCCCCCTTGGTGAAACTGGCCCGATGCCGCCAGTTCGGGGCTACGGTGGTGCTGCATGGAGATACCTTTGATGAAGCACGCCAGGAGGCCGACCGCCTCTCTGCCGAGCGTCAGCTCACCTACATCCATCCCTTTGATGATCCCCAGGTCATCGCCGGCCAGGGCACCATGGCCTTTGAAATTCTTGAGCAGGTGCCCGATGCCGAGGCCATCATCGTGCCTGTGGGCGGCGGCGGCCTGCTGGCGGGCGTGGCCACCGTGCTCCGCGCCTTGAAACCGGATCTCCAGATCATCGGGGTGGAACCTGCCAATGCCGCCTGCTTTGCCGCAGGTCTGGCCTCCGATGCGCCCGTACGCATCACCACCCGCTACACCCTGGCCGATGGCCTGGCAGTGGCGGAGGCCGGGCAGCATACCCTGGCCATCGCCCGCCCGTTGGTGGATCGCATGGTGATGATCGGCGAAGAGGAGCTGGCCCTGGCCATGCTGCGGCTCGCCGAATTGGACAAATGCGTTATCGAGGGTGCCGGGGCCGCAGGTCTGGCCGCCTTCCTCGGCGGGCATCTCCCAGACCTCGTCGGCCGCCGGGTCGTCCTCCTGCTCACGGGTGGAAACATCGATCCCCTCGCCCACAGCCGGGTCATCGAACGTGGCCTCGCGGCTGATGGCCGCATCTATCGGTTTGACGTCCTCATCAGCGACCGCCCCGGCGGCCTCGCCCACCTTTCAGCCGTGCTCGCCGCAGCCGGGGCCAATGTCACCGAGATCGTCCATAACCGGACCTTCTCCGGCCCGGATCTCTCCCGCGTCCATGTCCTCTGCACTGTGGAAACGCGGGACCGCGCCCACATTGCCGAAGTGCAGCAACGCCTCGCCGAAAACGGTGTGGAAATTGCCGCCCCTGGCCGGTCCATGCTGCCCGCTTGA